The following proteins are encoded in a genomic region of Arcobacter lacus:
- the bioD gene encoding dethiobiotin synthase, with protein sequence MKNDIANYKNKSIFISATNTDVGKTYACEKFLNYFAKNGLKVGYFKPCETGVINNKPLDGTKMFELVKKLNPNFEKLSINDIVPYQFELPAAPYVASNNTIIDIEFLKEKKKYLQSFCDILIIEGAGGLMVPLKKDIFMIDLIKIFDSLAFLITPSKLGCINDTLLSIEALKNRNIDFEFFINLHKDTDSFEKVSKPFLIDYFGNLNFLQDL encoded by the coding sequence ATGAAAAATGACATTGCTAATTACAAAAATAAATCTATATTTATCAGTGCTACAAATACAGATGTAGGAAAAACTTATGCATGCGAAAAGTTTTTAAACTATTTTGCAAAAAATGGTTTAAAAGTTGGTTATTTCAAACCTTGTGAAACAGGAGTTATAAATAATAAACCTCTTGATGGCACAAAAATGTTTGAATTAGTAAAAAAATTAAATCCAAATTTTGAAAAACTTTCTATAAATGATATTGTTCCTTATCAATTTGAACTCCCAGCAGCTCCATATGTTGCCTCAAATAACACTATTATAGATATAGAATTTTTAAAAGAGAAGAAAAAATATTTACAATCTTTTTGTGACATATTAATAATAGAAGGAGCTGGAGGACTTATGGTTCCACTTAAAAAAGATATTTTTATGATAGATTTGATAAAGATTTTTGATAGTCTTGCTTTTTTAATAACTCCATCAAAACTTGGTTGTATAAATGATACACTACTTTCAATAGAAGCTTTAAAAAATAGAAATATAGATTTTGAATTTTTTATAAACTTACATAAAGATACTGATAGTTTTGAAAAAGTATCAAAACCATTTTTAATTGATTACTTTGGTAACTTAAATTTTTTACAAGATTTATAA
- the clpS gene encoding ATP-dependent Clp protease adapter ClpS — protein sequence MGNEIEVELNDELDLQEPKKYNVFLLNDDYSTMDFVIDVLVRVFRKSTQDATEIMLNIHNNGKGLCGIYTHEIAFTKVTQVKTMAREKGFPLKAVMEEE from the coding sequence GTGGGTAATGAAATAGAAGTAGAATTAAATGATGAATTAGATTTGCAAGAGCCAAAAAAATATAATGTTTTTCTTTTAAATGATGATTATTCAACTATGGATTTTGTAATAGATGTTTTAGTAAGAGTGTTTAGAAAATCAACTCAAGATGCAACAGAAATAATGTTAAATATTCACAATAATGGAAAAGGATTATGTGGAATTTATACTCATGAGATAGCTTTTACAAAAGTTACTCAAGTAAAAACAATGGCGAGAGAAAAAGGTTTTCCTTTAAAAGCTGTTATGGAAGAAGAATAA
- a CDS encoding HpcH/HpaI aldolase/citrate lyase family protein translates to MMTSTIDLSKLTANDDLTPVLGGYWPGIQIYYPPIKFNPLDGTYESMEQAKLRLQKHAYKTKAHTVLFDLEDGCRQKAMSRELLIQELPKFPERNFQIAVRINPFRTEEYEEDLKMLKQIHQYIDVIVLAKAGEIYGSAEIRDLSSWLVSIGSKLTIQPIIEHPKSLQIADRLMDYSTVKHIVFGIHDFSKAMAYKITPKGWIDELQTFFNILTLEARIKGKGVIGGVEVMLTPHSLPDSCVEKKDIRRWLDLHGDEASRHVYAHAIRENAMGLTGKQVITPNHINICKVAFTPSPNEIAKDVAILKAAIEADALLSGAIRYEGEMLDPPMFGKSLQNILRAYALNSLTKEDELFALSVLNKMPIHTFKENWPYGQL, encoded by the coding sequence ATGATGACTTCTACAATAGATTTATCTAAATTAACGGCAAACGATGATTTGACACCAGTATTAGGTGGTTATTGGCCTGGTATTCAAATTTATTATCCACCAATTAAGTTTAATCCACTTGATGGAACATATGAAAGTATGGAACAAGCAAAATTGAGATTACAAAAACATGCTTATAAAACAAAAGCTCATACAGTATTATTTGACTTAGAAGATGGTTGTAGACAAAAAGCTATGAGTAGAGAGTTATTAATTCAAGAATTACCAAAATTCCCTGAAAGAAATTTTCAAATAGCTGTAAGAATAAATCCATTTAGAACTGAAGAGTATGAAGAAGATTTAAAAATGTTAAAACAAATTCACCAATACATTGATGTAATCGTTTTAGCAAAAGCTGGAGAAATTTATGGAAGTGCTGAAATCAGAGATTTATCTTCTTGGTTAGTTTCAATTGGAAGTAAATTAACAATTCAACCAATTATAGAACATCCAAAATCACTTCAAATTGCTGATAGATTGATGGATTATTCAACTGTAAAACATATCGTTTTTGGTATTCACGATTTTTCAAAAGCAATGGCTTATAAAATCACTCCAAAAGGATGGATTGATGAATTACAAACATTCTTTAATATTCTTACATTAGAAGCAAGAATTAAAGGAAAAGGTGTAATTGGTGGAGTTGAAGTTATGCTTACACCTCATTCATTACCTGATTCATGTGTTGAGAAAAAAGATATTAGAAGATGGTTAGATTTACATGGAGATGAAGCAAGTAGACATGTTTATGCTCATGCTATTAGAGAAAATGCTATGGGATTAACTGGAAAACAAGTTATTACTCCAAACCATATTAATATTTGTAAAGTTGCATTTACTCCAAGTCCAAATGAAATTGCAAAAGATGTAGCTATTTTAAAAGCTGCTATTGAAGCTGATGCACTTTTAAGTGGTGCTATTAGATATGAAGGTGAGATGTTAGATCCTCCAATGTTTGGAAAATCTTTACAAAACATTTTAAGAGCTTATGCTTTAAATAGTTTAACAAAAGAAGATGAGTTATTTGCATTATCTGTATTGAATAAAATGCCAATTCATACATTTAAAGAAAACTGGCCATATGGTCAACTGTAA